From Aquificaceae bacterium:
GTTGAATAAATCCTCTTCCTTATGATATCGCTAAGTTCCTTCCTCAGCTCTCTATTAAATGCATCTGGTCTTTCTTCCTTTGTAGAGGTATGCAAGGCAAGTTTCTTTTTAATGTCTTCTACTCTATCTTCACTTAGAAGCTCCCCAGAAGCCAGTATCCTATCCAACTCTTTTTTGATTTCCTCTGATATATTTCCATTGTCTAATTCATGTTTTTTCTTGATATGAAATTCATTAAGTCCCTTTTCTATTAATTCTCTACTTTGTCTTATAGTGGCAAGAAAGTTTTCCATATACGTATCCATAGGAATCTCTTCTATATCAATCCTTTCCAGCTTTTCTTGAAGTTCCTTAACAAAATCTTCCACTTTTCTAAAACGCCTGTGAATTCTTTCTAAGAGAACCTCCTTTCTCTCCGTTTGGTTATACTCTCTTATTCTGTCTAATAGAGTTTGTATTCCTGTATCCGCAAAGCCAAGCTCTTGTAGTTTTTTATATGCTTCTTCTCCCTCATATACACCCTTTTTCTGAAGCTCCGCAAGAGAAGAACCATAGATTATCCTATCTACTCTGCTGTCATTTTTGAGTATATTATACCGCTCAAGCTCTTGTTTGAAATCTTTCTTGACTTTTTCAAGCTCTTCCTTACTACGAAACATGTCGGATTTATTGCAAAAATAAAAAACCTTATCCTTTAAAGCAACGCCTTCATCATCTCTTGCATCTCTAATTATCTCCGCTTCTGACCTGTTAATACTTGGTTTGACCGCCTCTTTTACAAACACCACCGCGTCCGCTTGGTCTATCTTACTTCTTGTAAACTTGAAGTGTATTAACGTAGGCGAATCAAAACCTGGCATATCAAGGATTATGACGTTCTTTATGTCTTTCAAAGCATTAGTGTATATTCTTACTTCCTTAACCGCTCTACTTTTGTGCTTGTCAGTTATATAGCTCCTTGTTTCAGCATCCAAGTTTTCAAAGGTCTTTGTGAGTTTACCCCTTCCCAATAGCTTCTTTATCTCTTTCTTACCTTCTAATATTTCGAGAATATCATTCTTGGTAGTGTCCGCATGCTTACTATACAAGTTAGGATTTTCTTTTTTAAGTTTTTCAAAATACCTTTCAATATCACCCTTCTCAACAGTGTCAATTGTGTGACGTTCATAATTAGGATATTCTATTTCTTTTAACAATCTTCTAAAAACTTCATTATTGAACTCCTCTTCGTTATAAAAAGTAACTTCTACCCTCTGATTTTCATCATATTCCACCCGTGTTATTGTATATGTAGTCCTCTTATTATCAGATGGTAGTATATCCTTTGAGATTATTGCATTTATAAGGGTGCTTTTTCCTGCTTTTTCCAAACCAACGAATGCCACCTCTATGATATCTTTTTCAAGTTTATCTTTGTAATATTCCAAATCTTTTATTGCTTTCCTTATTTCGTCCTTTTTAGAGTTGGAAATATCAATATCAAATTCCTTTAGAATATCCTCTCTTTCTTCCAATTTACTTAGCAAATCCCTTGTTGAGGAGACTACAGCTTTTATCTTTTCTATTAGCTGGTTGGTTTCCTTCTCCATAGCCACACCTCCTACCCTATCTTAACTTTCTCCCCTTTAGTATATCAAACAAAAACTTCCTTGTCAAGAGGTCATAAATCTCAAGCTCACCTAAAAAGAGAAAGCTTTTCAAAAACTCTCCTCACATAGTCCCAGTTGTCTGCCTTCAGCCCATTGTAGGCTTTTACAGCCATTACCCAGTTGCCAAACCTTTGGAAGTTTTCGTAGAGTATCCTTGCTCCAAGCTCTATGTTGGTTTCTATATCAAAAAGCTGGTTTGGGTCTGTTATGCCATATTCTCTCATAAGCCTTAGGTTGTGCTGGTAGTTGACCTGCATGAGACCTCTATCCTCTGTGCCATCCTTGTTTTTGTTGTAAGCCATAGGGTTGAAATTGCTCTCTTGCTTTATTATTGCATAGATTAACTCCTTAGGGATACCATACTTTTGCTGGCAAGGATTCTTTATTTACATGCTCTTGCTGTTTTTCCATAGCAGAGTTAAGATGAGAGCTAAAGTCCTCGCTGGGTTTTATATGCCCTGCTCTCGTAGTTTTAAGCTCCAACTTCCAGCCTTCTATTCTCATATTTTTTTACCTTGCAATCCGAGCATATACCAAAAATTTCAAGTCTGTGGTTCAGAGGTGTAAAGTTGTGTTCTTCGCATACCTTGTCTTGTAATTCTTCTATTTCCTCTTTGTAAAACTCTATTATCTTCCCGCATTCCACGCATATGAGATGCTCGTGGTGTGGCTTTCCTGCGGTAAACTCGTATATGGTTCTGTTGCCCAGCTTTATTACCTCTCTTACCGCGCCAAACTCTTGGAGAAGTCTAACAGTTCTATATATGGTGGACCTGCTTGCTATAGACCTGTCTTGGTTTGCTATCCAGCGGACAAGTTCTTCTATCTCAAAGTGAGTACCATAGCTGGCTATCTTGTCTATTATCTCAAACCTGCCCTTAGTTATCTTGTGTCCGTTCTGTCGCAAAAACTGCTCAAACTTCTGTTTTAGTTCTTCCAACTGCATATCTTATAATATAGTCTAACTGAATATCATTTGCAACAGGAGGAAAGGATGAAAAAGCCAAACCTAACCCTATACCTTGTAACCGATGACCGCTACTTTATGGACAGGGACCTCGTATCTACCATAGAGTCCGCCATAAAGGGTGGAATAACTGCACTCCAGTATAGGTTTAAAAACAAGTCCACAAGGCAGATGT
This genomic window contains:
- a CDS encoding Fur family transcriptional regulator encodes the protein MQLEELKQKFEQFLRQNGHKITKGRFEIIDKIASYGTHFEIEELVRWIANQDRSIASRSTIYRTVRLLQEFGAVREVIKLGNRTIYEFTAGKPHHEHLICVECGKIIEFYKEEIEELQDKVCEEHNFTPLNHRLEIFGICSDCKVKKYENRRLEVGA
- a CDS encoding dynamin family protein; this translates as MEKETNQLIEKIKAVVSSTRDLLSKLEEREDILKEFDIDISNSKKDEIRKAIKDLEYYKDKLEKDIIEVAFVGLEKAGKSTLINAIISKDILPSDNKRTTYTITRVEYDENQRVEVTFYNEEEFNNEVFRRLLKEIEYPNYERHTIDTVEKGDIERYFEKLKKENPNLYSKHADTTKNDILEILEGKKEIKKLLGRGKLTKTFENLDAETRSYITDKHKSRAVKEVRIYTNALKDIKNVIILDMPGFDSPTLIHFKFTRSKIDQADAVVFVKEAVKPSINRSEAEIIRDARDDEGVALKDKVFYFCNKSDMFRSKEELEKVKKDFKQELERYNILKNDSRVDRIIYGSSLAELQKKGVYEGEEAYKKLQELGFADTGIQTLLDRIREYNQTERKEVLLERIHRRFRKVEDFVKELQEKLERIDIEEIPMDTYMENFLATIRQSRELIEKGLNEFHIKKKHELDNGNISEEIKKELDRILASGELLSEDRVEDIKKKLALHTSTKEERPDAFNRELRKELSDIIRKRIYSTVQKHIELDLKKVREDIEKIFLEGFRMNEINEAFLEGLRELLRKNNVDFSPEKFDFTKLIERFGGDVIQLLILNPLASQDRENKFKEIEKEFYSLIAYHKDFNPEEPPAKMRIVNVLLWHEDDFAQIEERFKKILEKKDIQLSEEEFEECKKLILKSSDAEELLNKLETNKYLDSDNVKKTIEQYIKSEATKEKKKERKIEPPKNYDEVIQEIKRDIDNLRNFLIDCVVNAINIEKLVVNQLTSYINMIISLIKSEDFEDFVRRNMKHIRPEIYREVGKRAEESEFLKELRQKVKAVINSLEGRYEYKSS
- a CDS encoding lytic transglycosylase domain-containing protein, with product MKNPCQQKYGIPKELIYAIIKQESNFNPMAYNKNKDGTEDRGLMQVNYQHNLRLMREYGITDPNQLFDIETNIELGARILYENFQRFGNWVMAVKAYNGLKADNWDYVRRVFEKLSLFR